AGATGAAGGGGGAGCAGCATTTTGGCTTTTGCATCCTGCCTCTGCTGCCAACAGTCCAGAAGTTGAAAACCCTCCCTCTGACTCTGAGCCTGTGCTGAACTCCTGCAAGTACCACCGAGGGCAGTACCCTCAGGATTTGactcactgggccagattctcagaagTGTTAAGCATCCCGCAACTCTCACTGAGGGGCCTATATGGGAGCGAAGCTCTTTCGAAAAACTTTGGTGTTTGTAGTTAATCCACTCCAACCGAGCCTTCACCAGGGTCTCCCTGGTTTGTTTCTCCCTTACGCCACAGACCATATTCAGCTTTGGGGCTGGATTGGGAGTTGATTGACACCCCAGGTGAGCGGAGATGGCTTGTAAAGTGGATCAGAACCAGTAGTGACAACAAAAGTAAGTCTCTATACCCAAAACAGCACTATGCTGCCAGGAAaccctccccacctctccccacttaCCTGATATTATGTCATCAGAGTAAAACACTCCAGCAGGGTGAGGTGTTTGCAGACTTCCTTTCCACCACCTATTCTCACCGAGCTCCTGAAACTGCTGGGAGGCTAAGGCGTTCCCTTCCCGCCTCACCTTTCCAGTTTCCCCACATTGATGATAAAAGGCACAGTCATCCGAATGCCTTCCCCTTGTTAACTCTTCGTTGGCAGGCGAGAAACAGACAAAATACGAGAGGCCACAGTTGTGAGACCTTCCCACCGACGGATAGACGCACACACAAGGGTCAAGAATTATGCAGCGTGGTGTCTTTATTGAAATATCTTGGGATTTAAAACCATGGCCAAATTTCTGGTGCTAAGGAGATGCCGTGAGTTATTTATTGCTGTTTTCTCACTGGCCCTCCCCAAAGAAACGCCTTTCCTGGAATAACAGGATATCGAGGCCAACCCCAGGGACCAAGCCTTGTCACGTGACAGCCCGCAGCTCAAGGGGCTCCCCTATTTGCTTTTCATTCTAAGATCTTGCCTGTTTTAgtattgggggaaggggcaaaacTATTCTGCTTTAGGGCCCCCAGTGGGTTAACACCGGCACTGGTCACCATCATGTGCCTTGGGGACAATCACCAGTAACCATGCACGTGGCAGAGAGAAACCGCAGCGTTGCCAAGGAAGTGAGGGAAGCAAATCTTTTGTGGATTCAGCCCCAACGAATGGTGCATTGACATGACcatgcagctagggtgaccagacagcaaatgtgaaaaatcgggacaggaagtgagggataataggagcctatataagaaaaagacaaaaaaaaatcaggactgtccctataaaattgggacatctggtcaccctaccagcagCATGAGCAGTGGGTGAACCAcctgctgggggaggctagcccctggctgccccccatcagAGCCCCccctcagccctggagcacctGGTGCGTGCCCCCGCCCCAAGATTCCCACGCACAGGGTGGCCAGCGTGTGGCCCCCACAACTGAGCACAGGGCAGGTGGTGCGCAGTCCTCAGCCCCCCCAAGCACAGGGcaggcagcccccacccctgagcgCTGGGCGGCATAGCCCCAGTGTCTGGGACCCCCTAGCTATCCCCAGTCCCATCCGCCCTAGCCCCTGATGCTGCTTCCCTGAAGAGGAGGGCCTTGGGGGcaagcagggctttggggaggaGCGTGGATGTGGCCACGCCGGGCTGCAGCCTCTGCGCCACACCACCCATGACCAGCAGAGCCACACAATAACTCCTGCCCCTCCAGATTCTGAACCCAAGCGGTCAGagcaagccccccccccagctgaaaAGCATCCCCAAGGCAGCTGGGCCTTTCCAGGGTCTCATGGAACCTAGCTGCTAAGggattaaggccctgattcaccaAAGCATGGAAGCCCAGGCTTAAAGCTAAGCACACGAGTAGCTGCAGCCATTTCCATTGGGATTACTCGGGTGCTTAAAGCTAGCCATGTGCTCTCTGGAATCTGGCCTTCACTGAGTATAAATGCCGGGGTTTTGAAGCATAAGGATAAAACACCCCCAACTATGCTGCAGTGTGTTCAACCAATGCTTCACTCTTTGTTTTGCCAAACAATTTGGGACAGCAAATTCCCTGATATTTACGGCATGGGGAGGTTCGGGTTTCTGTGCTTTTTCTAAAGGCCGTGCAGCAGGTACTGTGGAATCAAACCGAAGCTTGTTCCTACGCCAGCTCCATTCATTCTCCCACTTACATTCATTTTGTTTGGAGAGACGGGTTTTCTCTCCCGTCCCCACATGCCCTGTTGCAGTTTGACATTCTGAATCTGATTACAAGTGCAACGTTACTGCTTTGAGAGAGACATAAATAGTTCCTGTTTCCCTCCCACTCCGCCCCAGCCGCTTTGATGCGCTGGAGTCATTCGGAGGAGATGGGTCTGATAAGCTCTTGGGGGAAAGTACTCTTCTGTAAGAGATCCCGGTTCACCTTCCAGTCGCTCTCTTTGAAGCCTGTGAGAAATCCTTCTTCCTGCGGAGAAAATACAAACCTGGATCAGGACCAGTAGGAAGAGTGGAGAGGAATTTCTAAGGCTGAGTAGCAGGAAAATGTTCCTGACAGTGAGGTCTGTTGGACTGTGAAAGTTTCCCAAAAGTTGCAGGGTAGAGACATaacttgggacatttaaaactagatgcAGCAGTACAGAATAATCCTGCACTGGGTCCAGAGAGATGGACTGGGTGGAACCTAGCCAGTCCTTTCCATTTAATGATTCAAAGAGGAGTTCTTTGCTTTAAAGTCACCTAGGATGTGTGGAAACCCAGTTCCTGTTAATTCTAACTGGGGTTTCTGAGTCTATTAGACAACTCTGAAAAATCCAGCTTTAATACTGGATTCTCTTTAGTTTTACCCTCTTGCAACAGCATCTTCATCACAGAGACAGTACACAGATTCAAGAGTGCAGATCactggtccccaaccttttagtctggcgggcgccagacgaaggactgtgGCGGCAGTCGAGCATCCATCAAAATGGGGCATTGGGGACCCTTGGTGCAGATGAAGGAACCAATTGATGAGCTgagtgggaaatggttttcctatCCTGTGAGTTTGAGGTTTTGAAATTTTGTCCTGTCTCAAATCAGGCTGAAAAGTCAAAAGCTCAAAATTTTTTGCAACCTGATAGTTCAAAATTTATTTTGCATCCAGtccattaaaatgtttcatttagatttcgatttaaaaaaaagaagctttTAGTAACAGCTAACTAAAATTTCAAACTGAAGTTATTTGGAATCAGAAAACAAAACACTTAATTTAGAAAACGTTGTAATGGGTCATTTCAACAATTTTAAAGCCCCCCCCCAAATTTTCTAATcagatttgtcaaaaccaacCCTTTCCCATGTTTCTGTgaactggcattttctgatggaaaaaacaTGTCATCAGAAAATATCCAGCCTGCTCTACCAATCTGCCTTTAAATCTCTTCACCAACAGGAAGTGACTTATCAGCACCAGGGAAGTAGATTAGCAagaggaggaaggagctgggagatCAGTTAATGATTGACTGAAGGTTCTACCTAAGAGAGGAATGAGAAACAGATGCatgctgctgcaggccctgtgCCTGCATTTTATTAGGCCTTGTGCTCATGGGACAGTTGCACTTGTAgggggtgaccagacatcccgatattcAGTCGTTTGTCCCGTGTCCCGGGACGGATGTATGGTCGGGACGCCACTTGTCCCAATATTCTGGctcgggttttttttttgtgctttggCGACGCTCTGGACCTGCCTCCCCATGTGTCTCGATATTTTGTTCAtgtaatctggtcaccctacacataTATAACTGAAGGTATGAATTTAAACCGGAGCAAACACCGCACAGACACTTGGTCTACCCAGTTCTTTTACTAGTATAATGATGTCTGctagaggtgtgatttttttttttttacccaaagTTCTACCAGTACAACTCCTAGTGTGGGCTTATAATTATACCAATATGGTTTATTCCCCTTCTTGTACGGTATACCTGCACCCACCCTAACGGGAGTCATATTACtttaattataccagtatagttaaagcagtacatcTTGTCTgtgggtatgtccagactacccaccggatcggcaggtagtgatcgatctatcgggaatctatttatcgcgtctcatctagacgcgatatatcgatctccGAACGTGCTTCcctcgactccggaactccaccagggcgagaggcggaagcggagttgatgggggagccgcggccgttgatcctgcgccgtgaggacgggaggtaagtcaaaataagatacctCAACTCCAGCTacactattcccgtagctgaagttgcatatcttacatcgacccccaccacccccagtgaAGACCAGCCCTGTGTGTGAACCTAAACTCTTAATCCAGTTTAAGAGTGGTTTACTTCTGGTTAGCTCAATGCTAGCTTTACACTTGAAGGCTTTGCTGCTATAGCTATACCAATATACTAGACTGGCAAAGTGCTCCTAGAGTGGATgcagcttataccagcaaaactgtGGTTTCACCAGTGTAACTTATTTcagtcccgcccccccgccccagtgagAGAAAAGTGCAGTTTTGCCGGTATAACTGTAGCTACACTGGGGGCTTTTGCTGGCTGTATTGGTCACAAATCACACCTCCGACCGACAttgctatgccagcaaaagtttTTAGTGTAGATCTGGCTTTAGTCAATTAGAAAGAGGtttaattaaaccaaaataagagcatccacacgttGCCTTTTGCACCAGTTAAATTGTCTTTTTTAAACAGATACAATTTAaagttagaagcagcaaagaatcctgtggcaccttatagactaacagacgttttgcagcatgagctttcgtgggtgaatacccacttcttcggatgcaagaagtgacttgcatccgaagaagtgggtattcacccacgaaagctcatgctgcaaaacgtctgttagtctataaggtgccacaggattctttgctgcttctacagaaccagactaacacggctacccctctgataatttaaAGTTAGACTGTGAAGCTTTCccacgtagacaagcccttacctACGGAGAGAAAAGACTGCAACAGGATCAGATCAGGTCCCACATACACAGTAGGCAGCAACAGGAAATTGCCAAGACATCCCATCCCCCCTTATGGAATAGTcaggccctttgttttcagtttttatcaaTTTTTACTGAAAGTTTCCTGTTATTTGGTTTTTACCAACTTTTCACCCAAATTTTGGAAGTGCCGGAAATCCCACGAACCGCCTCCCCGCTCTGGAATGAGAGATAGTGGCTTGCTGTTACCTGGCCCTGAGAGTTGGATACCACCAGAATTATCTCCCCTTCCCTGAACTGCAGATGATTTTCATCGTCTGACGTGTGAGTCTGGATTGCTTGAGCCTGGAATGTGAAAAATGGGATTAGTGAGAAGTTACTTTCCTTGTAATCACTGaccctttccccagcagcaggatgAGATGGTACACGGTGGAATTTGGATACGTACATTGTGTCAGAATGGTGCAATTGTCTTTGGATAGCCACATTCCATACCATGTGTCATTGCTTAGTTAGCAGGTCCTTTTCAGATGATACCCCAGGGAGCAGCACATACACCCAGACTGGGAATACTACTAGGAACTGCTGCTTTACATTATTTAGGGCACAGACGCCAAAAAAAATATgcatctgaaggcagaatttggcccttggaacctattttttttaaagtagcgaTGGAGCAGGCAGGCAAGAAGAACGTGGATTCCCCTGGGATTATCCCGCCTGCAAGTCCAAAATGTGTGTGTCTCTAAAATGTGAATGCGAAGGGCTGCCGCTGGTGACATCTCAGGAGGGCAACAATCCCCCCTCCTGCAAGCTGCTGATTgtatcacattgttcactctgcttgtgtgtggTGCCGCGTTCCCCTATCTGTCATCTGCACTGTCTATAATTATCAGCTCTTCCTGGCAGACCCTATTTTGTGTTTGTTCAGCACTTCCCGCAAGGGGGCCCCGGTCTCAGCTGGTTCCCTAGGCACTACCGTAATATGCATgattaataatagtaattaataatattGACAGAGGCCAGGACTACACTACAGAGTTTCGTCAACATGGTTCTGAcggtcagaggtgtgaaaaaaaacacacccttgaCTGACACAGGTATGCCGGCAACCCCCCCCGTGTACATGCAGCTACACCAGAAAAAGAGTCCTTTTGCTGGGTTAGCTTATGTTGTTGCAGTTTAACTATACTGGGAAAATATCTCCTCTTGCTGGCATAAGCAGCGTCTCCACTGGTACAGCCGGTGTAGTGTCAACAAGCCCCCTGGCACCAGTGAAACACAAAATTCTTTTGCTGAAGGTCAGCCTTTGAATCAACCCCAGCGGTGTCATCATTGGGAATTCCTATTAGAGTAGCACTTAGAGGCCCCAGCTGGGATTAGGACCCTGgtgataggtgctgtacaaacccatagGATGAAATGGTCCatgaagaacttacagtctaaataaataggataaaggatgggaggggaaacagaggcaagaagcaacttgcccaaggtcacacatcaGGTCAATGAAGAGAATCCTGGTCTCCCGACTCCCAGGCCTGTGTCCTAGCCACTAGACCAGCTCTGCTGAGCCTTATGTTACAGCAGATAGTTGATGTTTCTTAGAATACAAGactggccagactgggtcagaccaatggtccacccagcccagtatcctgtcttccgacagtggccaaggccaggtgccccacagggaatgaacagaacagggaatcatcaagtgatccatcccgtcgcccattcccagcttctgggactAGGCTAGGGACGCCATTGATAGATTgatccttcatgaacttacctagttcttttttgaacccttttagagtcttgaccttcacaacatcctctggcaaggagttccacaggttgactgttgtgtgaagaaatacttccttttgtttgttttaaacctgctgcctattaatttcatttggtgacccctggttcttgtgttatgagtagggtgaccagatgtcccgtttttaaggGGACAGTCCTattttttgggcctttttcttatataggtgcctattacccacCATCcccgtcctgttttttcacagttgctatctggtcaccctagttatgagaaggagtaaataacacttccttatttatgttctccacaccagtcatgagttatagactatcatatccccccttagttgcaTTCTTACCTTGAAGAGGAAGTCCACAGgcagctcatggctgctgctgtctgttTCACCATCTGGGATGAAGCCAAACATGATCTGAAATCAGGAAGACATTTTATGGGTCCGGTTACTCTAGCTTCTTTGCCCATGCACAGAACTATCCCTTTGTCTGGCCCTCTTGGGCTGCTGGTGGCCTCACAGACTAAACAGAAAGCAATTTTGCAAAATAGTTTTTAGAAAATACGATGCAGGAGCTATAGTTGGGAACCAGAACTAATCCGGtctttcagagtccctgcttccttCAGTGGATTCCCAGATCTTCTGTTTTAGATCCAGATGCTACTACTCTTACATGGCCAGCAGCCCTCTGGAGAAACTGAGACTACACCCAGAGTGAAGCACTAACAATTGCGTGTCAGGATAGGACAAGCTGACCCTTCAACATTTCCACTCCTCAGTCAACGCCCATCAAGGAAGAGATTCACAGGTGCAGATCACTAACGGGGAACACTAAGCAGCTTCATGTCCGTTGGAGGAGCTTTGCACACAGCACGGATCACTTGCTCCTCATGGGGAAAGCCACAAACTTGGGTTAAAATTTGCTTTATCATCCGATCACTCGTACTGCAATagcgcctaggagccccagtcacggaccagaaccccactgcgctaggtactgtacaaagacAGTGATTGGATGCAGTTTGTTTCCTCCCAAATAGGCTCTCTCCTTTTCACGGCTGATGACAAGGAGCACGACCAGGCCAAGTGAGCGTGCTTGTTTTTAAAACACAGGCTGACTGGAAACGCCTTTTGCCGTGGTTTCGGGACAAGAGATTCACAAACTCCATTATAATTCAGCGgcagttgggtgcctaaatcccttaggcccctgtgaaaatcccagccttaccATGCAACAAGAGCCTGGGAAATGGATGGGTGAGGGAGAGGCTAAAAATACACGTTGATCTTCAGGGCACTTGTGAGCACTTCTGGGTGTGGGAAAAAACCTCCCATTTGGGAGGGCTGGAGACATATAAGGGAGCCATAGAGAACGTATCGGTGTGTGAGAAATAAGTCCCAGCGTTAGAGTGGCAAAAGCCGGGCACACAGGAGATCAACTAGTAGGAAAATGCCGTGCACCCTCCTGTGGCCATCTAAATAATAACAAACACTCACTGATGTCCCTGCTGTTTCTCGGTTGACGTTGGTTTTTTCTGACACACCTTAATGACTATCCAAACACAACTGGGTTTGGAACAAAAGGAGGAGAAAACTAGTTTTATTCAGCAAATACTTTCCTATTCAtccccagtaaaaaaaaaaaaaagcaacccacATCATGGAGAGCATGTTCCCCGGAGCGACCCAATTCCTTGCTGCTGGGAACTGCTCTCCTCCCCGCATTGCCCTGCAAGCTGAACAGGGGAGCCTTGGAAGCTGGGAAACTTGCAATATATTTTGCAGCGAGCAAATTGCTTTTCAGCTGCAAGGGATTCTGTAGGCAACAGACCCAGGCCCTGGTTGTCAGTAACATTTCCAGCAAGGACACGTACAATTCAAACGGGTCTCCTCTCTGGGTCCTAGCACCTCACGCCCGGCTTCTCCAGTAGCCTCCCTTTCATCTCCTCAATGCACCCGCTTGCTCATTACTCGCATGTTACAACAGATACCTGCAATGACCTTGCTTCAGGCCACTGGTCAGCAGCCAAACCCTTGTCCCACGTTCATTCTGTTGTCTCTTACCTGCGTTTCAGTCACCGTTGGGGAAACGTTTAGTTCTTCCATGCTCCCCTCGCTGCCCCGGTCCTCTTCGGCCTCCCTGCTTGGCTGGCAAATGATCCGCTCAGTCTCTGGCTCCTTCTGGCCATTGGCCCGTTCCGTTGCTTCGGGTGGACTGGAGCCACTGGTGCTGGCTGGGTCTTGATGGACTTCGTggattggggtgggagggggagaatcTTTGTCAGGAGGGTACGCAGCATTTTCAGGGCAAACTAAAACCTCACCGAGGGGCATCCCGTTTCCTGGCTGACTTGATtcttgctggggagctgggggttgggtaTCTCCTGGTGGCTCCATCTCCTCTCTCAAGTCAGGTGAAGGGGGTGCTTGCAGAGATGGGATTTCATTGCTCACCTGGAGTACAGAGCATTCCTTTCCCCCCTGCAGTTCGCTAGCGTCAGCCTCAAGGCTTTCTGGAGTCTGGGTTTGGGCTGATGCATCATCAGAGGGTGGCGGAGACGTTTTGGCTTTGCACACAGCCTCAGCTATAGCGGCAGATAGAATCGCCGCAGCCGTAGCTGCTGCAACATCTTCAACTCCCCGGTACAACCTCTCTGTAGCTCTGCTGGGTTGATCCAGAGTCCTAGTTTGATTTTCATCCTGGAGATCATTGGCACCGGAAGACTCTGCCTTCACCTCTGCTGCTGACAGGGATTCTCTCTTGTCATGCGTCGGAACAGCAGGAGAGGTAGGTGTCTCATCCTGGATTTCACTGGCACCAGAGGACACAGGCTCCACATCTGCTGCTGACATGGACTCTTTTTCGTCAGGTGTCAAAACAGCAGCAGGAGATGCCGGCCGCTCATCCTGGATTTCGCTGCCACCAGAGGATGCGGCCTCCCCCTCTGCTGCTGAAGAAACAGATTCTCTCTTGTGACACATTGAATTGTCAGGAGGCAGCTCAGGGGTCCCATCTGCAGCATTTCCCAGTGATGTGAAAACGACAGGAGGACGGCTCActggggaggagatgaccagcGAGCGCCTGTTACTGCATTAAAGAAGACAGTGCTTTTACTTGCATAGGCCGTTCTGTGACACAGGTTACCTAAGTACTTTGCACCTACTCCAGGACGCTGCACCCTACAttaacaccccaccccccatgcatATAACCCCAGCAAGAGTACAACCGGGCCGTAGGCTCCAAACAGACTGCAATAACCAAAATGCACGTTTCCTAGATCCCCAGACGTCTTTAACTAATCCCTGTGTAGTGACCGTCAGCTTGGCCTTCACCAGGGATCTCCACAGCTAAAGCATAAGCCTCTAGGACGAACTAAAGGACGAACTCCCCGAGCTTTGAACTGCAGCAGACATTCTCTCTGGGTCAGGCCCAGCGTAGGGATGTGAGGTCTAAACCACACCTTAACCAGTGGGTTATATTGGCTGAAATGTGTGAGATTgccctcctggggaggctggatTTTAAATACTCCAAGACTCACTGAGGCAATGACTATACTCAGTTAGATTTCTCTTCACTTCCCAGCGATAACGCTATAAAAATCCAGTATCAAAAACACACACGTTGACCAAAGTACGTCCGGCCAGGAATTCCACCCAGGGGTTCTGAGGAGGCTGCTCCAGAGACAGaggtgaagatttttttttaaaaagcgacTAATGATTCTGAGGTGCCAACATTTGAGACACATTTATGGGCTCTGATTTTCAGAGACCAGGCACTCGGCacagtttgaaaatcaggcctcattAAGGAACCTCAGCCCAGACTTCCGAGGGTTGAGGCACCTCCCACAATCAATAGCCCAATTTGGAAATCTTGGTCAGAGTCTTTGTTCCAGCTTTACGTTCACATCATTATTTTGTGATTTACTGCGTTTTATTTATATTCATTTAAAGAAACAGGAAACCTCAGAGAATCCTGGCTTGAAG
The DNA window shown above is from Mauremys reevesii isolate NIE-2019 linkage group 25, ASM1616193v1, whole genome shotgun sequence and carries:
- the BIN2 gene encoding bridging integrator 2 codes for the protein MADGKTGGAGQFAKQVQKRFSRAQEKVLQKLGKTVETKDEQFEQSAYDFQQQQTEGHKLYKDLKAFLRAVKVMHESSKKVAETLHEIYNVEWDGHGDLKAIAESNDLLWEDYEEKLADQAVRTMENYMAQFGEIKERIAKRGRKLVDYDSARHHLEALQNAKKKDDAKIAKAEEEFYKAQAVFEDLNKELREELPVLYNSRIACYVTIFQNISNLRDIFYKEMSKLNHDLYEVMSKLEKQHSSKVFIIKGVSSNRRSLVISSPVSRPPVVFTSLGNAADGTPELPPDNSMCHKRESVSSAAEGEAASSGGSEIQDERPASPAAVLTPDEKESMSAADVEPVSSGASEIQDETPTSPAVPTHDKRESLSAAEVKAESSGANDLQDENQTRTLDQPSRATERLYRGVEDVAAATAAAILSAAIAEAVCKAKTSPPPSDDASAQTQTPESLEADASELQGGKECSVLQVSNEIPSLQAPPSPDLREEMEPPGDTQPPAPQQESSQPGNGMPLGEVLVCPENAAYPPDKDSPPPTPIHEVHQDPASTSGSSPPEATERANGQKEPETERIICQPSREAEEDRGSEGSMEELNVSPTVTETQIMFGFIPDGETDSSSHELPVDFLFKAQAIQTHTSDDENHLQFREGEIILVVSNSQGQEEGFLTGFKESDWKVNRDLLQKSTFPQELIRPISSE